A stretch of Malus sylvestris chromosome 11, drMalSylv7.2, whole genome shotgun sequence DNA encodes these proteins:
- the LOC126590800 gene encoding uncharacterized protein LOC126590800, which produces MARFSIPLTGFLLLCCCLLSALRLTEADYFKYKDPKQPLNARIRDLMKQMTLAEKIGQMTQIERTVATPDVMTKYFIGSVLSGGGSVPAPKASAETWINLVNGLQKGSLSTRLGIPMIYGIDAVHGHNNVYNATIFPHNVGLGATRDPNLVKRIGEATALEVRATGIPYVFAPCIAVCRDPRWGRCYESYSEDHKIVQAMTEIIPGLQGDMPPTAQKGAPYVSTAKGKVAACAKHYLGDGGTTKGINENNTVIDLNGLLRIHMPAYLNSILKGVATVMVSYSSWNGKKMHANKELVTGYLKDKLRFRGFVISDWEGIDRITSPPKANYSYSVQAGVGAGIDMIMVPYNFTDFIDDLTYQVKNNIIPMSRIDDAVKRILRVKFVMGLFENPLADLSLASQLGSKEHRELAREAVRKSLVLLKNGKSAYKPLLPLPKKAGKILVAGSHADNLGNQCGGWTITWQGLEGNNNTMGTTILSAIKSTVDPTTQVVYNENPDANFVKSNKFSYAIVVVGEPPYAETFGDNLNLTIPQPGPSTIANVCGAVKCVVVVISGRPVVIQPYLAGIDALVAAWLPGTEGQGVTDALFGDYGFTGKLARTWFKTVDQLPMNVGDPHYDPLFPFGFGLTTKPTKN; this is translated from the exons ATGGCGAGATTTTCGATACCCTTAACGGGGTTTCTACTCTTATGCTGCTGCTTACTATCAGCTCTGAGACTGACAGAAGCTGACTACTTCAAATACAAAGACCCAAAGCAGCCATTGAATGCTAGAATCCGAGACCTCATGAAGCAAATGACTCTTGCCGAAAAGATTGGCCAAATGACGCAGATCGAGCGCACAGTGGCGACCCCTGATGTCATGACCAAGTACTTCATTG GGAGTGTGCTTAGTGGTGGTGGGAGTGTACCAGCCCCAAAAGCTTCAGCTGAGACGTGGATCAATCTGGTGAATGGCCTCCAAAAGGGATCTCTATCTACACGTCTCGGGATTCCCATGATCTATGGGATTGATGCGGTTCACGGCCACAACAATGTCTACAATGCTACTATTTTCCCTCACAATGTTGGACTGGGAGCCACCAG AGATCCTAATCTTGTCAAGAGAATTGGGGAAGCAACTGCCCTTGAAGTCAGGGCAACCGGAATTCCTTATGTCTTTGCCCCATGTATTGCG GTCTGCAGAGATCCAAGATGGGGTAGGTGCTACGAAAGCTATAGTGAAGACCATAAGATTGTTCAAGCAATGACTGAGATAATACCTGGTCTGCAAGGAGACATGCCTCCCACTGCTCAAAAGGGGGCTCCCTATGTTTCTACTGCAAA AGGAAAGGTTGCGGCCTGTGCTAAGCACTATCTTGGAGACGGTGGCACAACGAAGGGCATCAATGAGAACAACACTGTGATTGATTTGAATGGATTGCTCCGTATTCACATGCCTGCATACCTCAATTCCATCCTCAAGGGTGTTGCAACAGTTATGGTGTCTTACTCGAGTTGGAATGGGAAGAAAATGCACGCAAACAAAGAACTTGTAACCGGATACCTTAAGGACAAGCTACGTTTCCGG GGTTTCGTCATATCAGATTGGGAAGGTATTGACAGGATTACATCTCCTCCCAAAGCTAACTATTCATATTCGGTTCAAGCTGGAGTTGGTGCTGGAATTGACATG ATAATGGTTCCCTACAACTTCACTGACTTTATTGATGATCTAACATATCAAGTCAAGAACAATATCATCCCCATGAGCAGGATCGATGATGCCGTGAAGAGAATTTTGAGGGTTAAGTTTGTTATGGGGCTTTTTGAGAATCCCTTGGCGGATCTCAGCCTGGCCAGCCAGCTGGGAAGTAAG GAGCACAGAGAATTGGCGAGGGAAGCTGTAAGAAAATCACTCGTTCTGCTAAAGAATGGAAAATCTGCTTATAAGCCATTGCTTCCCCTTCCCAAGAAAGCTGGGAAGATACTAGTAGCAGGAAGCCACGCTGACAACTTGGGCAATCAATGTGGAGGCTGGACAATCACATGGCAGGGCCTTGAAGGCAACAATAATACAATGG GTACCACAATCCTCAGTGCCATAAAAAGTACAGTTGATCCTACCACCCAAGTTGTCTACAACGAGAACCCCGATGCCAACTTTGTCAAGTCCAACAAATTTTCCTATGCTATTGTTGTTGTGGGCGAACCCCCATATGCTGAAACATTTGGAGATAACTTGAATCTGACCATACCACAACCTGGACCGAGCACAATAGCCAATGTGTGTGGAGCTGTGAAATGTGTTGTCGTGGTTATTTCTGGCCGCCCTGTCGTGATTCAACCCTATCTTGCTGGAATTGACGCACTTGTCGCAGCTTGGCTTCCGGGAACAGAAGGCCAAGGCGTGACGGATGCATTATTTGGTGATTATGGATTCACTGGCAAGCTTGCACGCACATGGTTTAAGACAGTAGACCAG